The Prinia subflava isolate CZ2003 ecotype Zambia chromosome 15, Cam_Psub_1.2, whole genome shotgun sequence genome contains a region encoding:
- the MFAP1 gene encoding microfibrillar-associated protein 1, which yields MSVPSALMKQPPIQSTAGAVPVRNEKGELSMEKVKVKRYVSGKRPDYAPMESSEEEDEEFQFIKKAKEQEVEPEEQEEELANDPRLRRLQNRIAEDVEERLARHRKIVEPEVVGDSDSEVEGGEAWRLEREDTSEEEEEEIDDEEIERRRGMMRQRAQERKTEEMEVMELEDEGRSGEESESESEYEEYTDSEDEMEPRLKPVFIRKKDRITVQEREAEALKQKELEQEAKRMAEERRKYTLKIVEEEAKKELEENKRSLAALDALDTDDENDEEEYEAWKVRELKRIKRDREEREAMEKEKAEIERMRNLTEEERRAELRANGKVITNKAVKGKYKFLQKYYHRGAFFMDEDEEVYKRDFSAPTLEDHFNKTILPKVMQVKNFGRSGRTKYTHLVDQDTTSFDSAWGQESAQNTKFFKQKAAGVRDVFERPSAKKRKST from the exons ATGTCGGTCCCCAGCGCCCTCATGAAGCAGCCGCCGATCCAGTCCACGGCGGGCGCCGTGCCCGTCCGCAACGAGAAGG GCGAGCTGTCCATGGAGAAGGTGAAGGTGAAGCGGTACGTGTCGGGCAAGCGGCCCGACTACGCGCCCATGGAGTCCTCGGAGGAAGAGGACGAGGAGTTCCAATTCATCAAGAAGGCGAAGGAGCAAGAGGTCGAGCCCGAGGAACAGGAGGAGGAACTGGCCAACGACCCCCGGCTCCGGCGCCTCCAGAACCGCATCGCTGAGGACGTGGAGGAGCG GCTGGCAAGGCACCGCAAAATCGTGGAACCTGAAGTGGTTGGAGATAGCGATTCAGAAGTGGAGGGGGGAGAAGCTTGGCGCCTGGAACGGGAGGACACCAGcgaagaggaagaggaagagatcGATGATGAG GAGATTGAGCGTCGGCGTGGGATGATGCGTCAGCgagcacaggagaggaaaaCTGAGGAGATGGAAGTGATGGAGTTGGAAGATGAGGGTCGGTCTGGAGAAGAGTCTGAGTCAGAGTCTGAGTACGAGGAGTACACAGACAGCGAAGATGAAATGGAGCCACGTCTCAAACCAGTCTTTATCCGCAA GAAGGACCGGATCACAGTTCAGGAGAGAGAAGCGGAAGCTCTgaagcagaaggagctggagcaggaggcaaAGAGGATGGCAGAGGAGAGGCGCAAGTACACGCTTAAG ATTGTGGAAGAGGAAGCAAAGAAGGAGCTTGAGGAGAACAAGCGctcactggcagcactggatgCACTCGATACAGATGATGAGAATGATGAGGAGGAATACGAGGCCTGGAAAGTCCGTGAGCTGAAGCGTATCAAACGAGACCGTGAAGAACGAGAAGC CATGGagaaggagaaggcagagatCGAGCGTATGCGGAACCTGACAGAGGAGGAGCGCCGTGCTGAGCTCCGGGCCAACGGCAAAGTCATCACCAACAAGGCAGTAAAGGGCAAATACAAATTCCTGCAGAAGTACTACCACCGCGGCGCCTTCTTCATG gatgaggatgaggaggtgTACAAGAGGGACTTCAGTGCTCCAACCCTTGAGGACCACTTCAACAAGACCATCCTGCCCAAAGTCATGCAG GTCAAGAACTTTGGGCGCTCGGGGCGGACGAAGTACACACACTTGGTGGACCAGGACACCACCTCCTTTGACTCTGCCTGGGGCCAGGAGAGTGCGCAGAACACCAAGTTCTTTAagcaaaaggcagcaggagTACGGGACGTTTTTGAGAGACCGTCAGCCAAGAAACGAAAATCGACCTAA